The genome window TTCTGCTGCTTGATGCCCAGACCTGTTTCTTGGGTTTCTTGGGTTTTCGTTTAGTTTGgagttttctttcctgctgcGGAAGCCACTGTAGCGTCTAAATCAATTCTCTTACTGCTATTTGCTGTGATTCTCTGCTCACCTGTTTCTCTGAGAGGTACCTGGTTTGCAAAAACTAAGAGCCTGCCTCTAAAAGAGGCTTTGTGCCTGTTAAAGAGAGAGGCTTTGCCGCAGGGAGCTGTTGGTCCCAAAGGAAATAGGTCTGGGAACGCTTACAGAGAGTTCATTTTTGGGCCTTCCTTTAGCTCAGCCGGCAGCCCGCAGTGTTCTGTGGGGCTCAGCTCGCGGTGCGCCGTGCCAAGCGGCGGCCGGTGCGCGGCACGGagcccggggcggcggggccgggtcccggggcggcggggccggtgaGGGCCGCGGGTCCCAGCGCGGGCTGGGCTCCGTGAGGCCCCGGCGCGCGGGGGCCGCCCGGCCCGAGCCGGCCAATCGCCGCCTCCGCCGGATCATTTGCATAGCGCGTTCCTATTGGTGcagcgcgggcggggcggggcccgcTGGGCCCGGGAAGGCTCCGCTGCCCCGGCGGCTCCTCTGGGAACGGGCCCGAGCATCGGGGCCTTTGCACAGCGCTCCCGGGCACGGGGTGCGGtgctggggtgtctgtgcagggccggGACTGGGGCTCCATGGTCCTTGtggctcccttccagcccaggagaTCATGTGGTTCTATGTGGGTCAATACCGGCGTATTTCTTGCTGAGCTATTGATGCATCGGGGTAACACTCCTTTACCCATTTTCGCTCACCTGTTTCATTCTTTGTGGTCACTGCTCTGTGGCATTGCCCAAAGGAGTCCTTTGGGCCAGTGAGTCAGTGCCAGTGATATTTTTTGCTCCTCGGCTAAGGCACATTTGCTATGGTGTTAATAGTGATTTTGCAGAGTGGGTGATTTCGCCAGGAGTGCTGGTTGCTGACAACCAGGGTGTCATTCTGCACTGGCACAATCAGAAGTCAGGTCTGCCTGccagcatccccagagccaTTGGCTGCTTCCAAGGGCAGCATCTCTCACTGAGTGAAGTTGGCCTGTGACAGAAGGTCAGCATGACAGGAAGGATGGCAGTGAGCCTCTGGCACAGgtggcccagagaagctgtggctgccccattcatagaagtgtccaaggccacattggatgaggcttggagcaatctgggatagtggaaggtgtccctatCCATGGCAGCAGGTTTGGAATTAAATGCTCTGGAAGATGTAACCCAAACCAATTtgggattttgtgattctatcATTTTCTTGTAGTgtaggaggaaaggaagagggaacATGCAGATGAGCATTGTAGCTTCTCAGAAAATTAGTAGGGActgtttcactgctgctgctgctgctgcttctctgttcTTAGCTTTCCCTTTGTTTATTTTCTAGTCAATTCATTTTTGTCCAAGCCTTTTCTTACACTTGCAGGCAATACTTTGTACGCTCTATTCCTAGTCTAGTCTTTCCTGCTAGTGGGGGTTAGTCCCATCACATTCAGAAAACGGCTCACTGTTGTGGCTGCTCACTTAGTTCTGATGGTCCCATTTTGTTTAGGTGACATTTAGATATTTGGCTGCTTGAAGTTCTTACTGGACCACATATATCCTCGTGCTAAGCTGAAAAGCTGAGTGTCATTGCATCCTGGTCTCCTCAACTCTTCTGTAGAAATGGGAGTTGTTTTTTGGTCCTGGGCCTTTTGGTGCAGGGGCTTATGGCTTCCCTTGTGTTTGTAAATCAGTAACACTTCTGGTCTTCTCTATAGAGGTGGATGCTCTTACGAAGGAGCTGGAGGATTTTGAGTTAAAGAAAGCTGCTGCCCGAGCCGTGACAGGAGTGCTGGCCTCCCACCCCAACAGCACTGATGTGCATATCATCAACCTCTCGCTGACCTTTcatggccaggagctgctgagtgaCACCAAACTGGAGCTGAACTCTGGGAGGCGCTATGGCCTGATTGGACTCAATGGCATTGGTAAGCTGAGAGCAAGAGGGCAAGCACCGTGGCCCCCTGGAACTCAGTGAAGGTCTCTGCTGAGAGGCTGGGCAGGTGCAGGTGGGAagtgctggaaaacagaaggaaggTGGTTAGGCAGATATGGCTGGGACCCAGCAGGTTCTGTTCTCCCATATCTCCACCTGGGAGGGGAATTACTGATTGCTGAGAGATGTCTGAGATTGCATTCTGGGTTTGGACTGTGCTTTTGATCTGCTTTCTGTGGAGAGTTGGGAGAGTTGTCTGCGAGCTGTTAATCTGCCTGATTCCTGTTTGCCTGATTAGCCTAGTAGAGCCAGTAAACCCAATGCTGTTGGTGTTGGTCAAAGGACTTGTACTGTATGGAGAAGTAGAAAACGTGTGGTTTGGCCTGACTAGGAAAACAACTGTACAGTCTATGGAGAAAGTGATGCTACACTGAGAGATGCAGAATATGCCTGTGATTAGACAGGTGCTAGTAAGAGTGACCATCTGGTTTAAGTTTCAGGAAAACCCTGGTTGTTTAGGGATGAGTGCATTACTTTCCTCTGTGTTAGAAGTCTTCAGAATCTGGGATCGTGATACCAGCTGTCAGACCTGGTTAGACAGCAGAAACTACGACAGAGATAAAGTTTCCTAAATCTGGATGAGGGCTGAAGCGCAGTGGTTCAAAGCTTCTCATGTCTCAGTCCTGTCTTTGGGGTGGTGAGCCTTAGCTAGGAGGGTGGCCTGTCCTACCGAGACAGTGGGCTCTACTGTGCCTCCAGTTCTTCTGGCCTCTTGGGAAAAAAGTTCCCCAGGATTTTCTGAGGTTGGAAAGGGAAGGAATCACCGTGGGATCTGAGTGTATCTCATCTGTTTCACTGTGATGTTGTAGCTCACTGACTGCAGCAATTAATTGTGATTATCTGCACACAGGGAAATCCATGCTTTTGTCAGCTATTGGGAAGCGAGAagtgcccatcccagagcacattgACATCTATCACCTGACCCGAGAGATGCCTCCCAGTGACAAGACCCCTCTGCAGTGTGTGATGGAGGTGGATACAGAGAGGGCCATGCTGGAGCGAGAGGCAGAGCGTTTAGCTCATGAAGATGGTAAAGCTTCTCAGAGTCCCAAGGGgcatttcctccctttccttccctacCAAAGAAATTGGGGTTCTTTGGGGAAGTTTTCACATGTTGTGGTACCTGTTTCCTCCAGCTGCCCTGTACTAATGGGCACAGATGACACTTCTTTGGATGAATTATTCCATGCGGCATCTTAAGAAGTGTTTCAGGCTTGGCTGTGCAGGGGGCTCAATAGGAGTAaagcagaggggctgtgaggtgtcccagctgtgcagctgagAGCCCTCTGTGGGCAGAGGTGCTGACCATCAGGCTCTCTTCCAGCGGAATGTGAGAAACTCTTGGAGTTGTATGAAcgcctggaggagctggatgcTGATAAGGCAGAAGCACGAGCCTCACGTATCCTTCACGGCTTGGGGTTCACGCCAGCCatgcagaggaagaagctgaaggACTTCAGTGGTGGCTGGCGAATGAGGGTGGCACTTGCCAGGTGAGTGAGAGTGCGTGGCTGCCCGTGACTGCAGAGTCCCAGACAGCTGTAAGGACTCAGAGCAGGTTGAGAGGCTTTGGGTTCCCTACACTTACCCTATGCTGTCATCTCCCCTGTCCTCGCAGAGCACTCTTCATTCGGCCTTTCATGCTGCTGCTCGATGAGCCCACAAACCACCTTGACCTGGATGCCTGTGTGTGGCTGGAGGAAGAGCTGAAAACGTAAGCATGGAGGAGTTTGCTGCTTCTGTGGGTTGTGCTTTTCTGATTGTCAGCATGTGAGCACAAACATCTTGTCAGCACCTAAGCAAGTTCTGCAGCAGTAACTGTATAGTTCTTGTGGGTGCAAAACTGTGTTGCAGTACCAGTGACACCTGCTTGCTGCTGTGTGAGATTCTTTGAGACAAGGATAAAGAATTCAGTTCAactccctgtctccctgcactgaagaaatgagaaatgctAATTTGTACTCCCAGCTTAAAGGTGCTTCCTTGAAAGTCAGGAGCAGGCCTTGGCAGCCTGTGTACCAGCATTAAGTACTGTACTAGTACATAATGAGCTTTCCAGACCTGGCTGTCAGCTCATCTTCCTCCCCgcatttctctgtttttataGAACTGTAGTATCTGAGTGTGTTGGTTTCATCTTTTGCTAGAGTGTGAGGTGCCTAGTTTTCATGACAAAGGTAAAATGTTAAGGTGTAAGGCAAAAAGCTTAGGAACACTTAGGAAGCTCAGGTTATGGGGTGTGCATTAAAAGAACTATTGTGAGAAGGGCTTTGCCTTTGCAGAGGTTTTCCCATCAGCTCTGTCAGTTGAACCTTTTATGTCCTTGCTTTAGAAGTGAGGTGCTTTAGAAAAGAACTTTGAACCTCTTTTGGTGAGGCTTTAACCCTTCATTGTATGGATTTGGAGCAGAGCCAACTGCAGTGTGCATATGGATGGGTgtcaccctggttttttaagattttctgaGCCTTCTGATGTTGTCATTCTTATAgcgaactttctcacacactttctgtaaataactcattgttttgcattcctttatggaggaagagaaagttgatagactgttggtttgtccaatgtcattggagaggtgacATTGTCACCCcccaatccactgtcactcttaaaaaactataaatattaagagtcagaaaataaacttccctttttcttcaccttaaGAACAGCGGTGTGAGCTCGTGTTTttttgtgtcctatagcgacaGATGGGAGTCTGTACTGAGGGGACAGTAAGCAGCCAAGGTTGAAACTTCTTAGAAACATGATGCTAATGGAGATGGCTGCATCAGTGACACAAGTCACTTGCCTCAAAGGCAATCAGCTCTGGACTTCTTGTGGTAACAGGCAAAGACTATGTAATGGTGCAGGGTGTTTTACTACAGTGAAAACTGTTGGCAGGATTTACACACTGCAATTGGTTGTAGATGCTTTACTGCTATTTACCAGAGCATGCATATAAAGCCTTTGTCACCATCAGGGCCAACAAACGggatttcttttcctaatttaGTCTGTAATAACTTACGTGGTGCCACAGGTTCAAGCGGATTCTTGTGCTGATATCCCACTCCCAGGACTTCCTGAATGGCGTCTGCACCAACATCATCCACATGCACAACCGCAAGCTTAAGTACTACACGGTGAGTGAACAGAGCCCATGTAACCAGACAGGCACAGGGGCTGTTCTCTGGACACATCTGATGTGCCATGCTCTCTTTCCAGGGAAATTATGATCAGTATGTAAAGACCCGCTTAGAACTAGAAGAAAATCAAATGAAGCGATTCCACTGGGAGCAAGATCAGATCGCTCATATGAAGGTACCTGCCTAGCTGCACGAGCACCCTCCTACCCCTTTAGTGGGCATTCCTGCCCCTCATCAGCCTTGTCACTGTGCCTTTTGGCTGGCTCTTTTTGCAGAATTACATTGCACGGTTTGGCCATGGTAGTGCGAAGCTGGCCAGGCAAGCTCAGAGCAAGGAGAAGACCCTTCAAAAAATGATGGCTTCTGGCTTGACAGAGAGAGTTGTGA of Molothrus ater isolate BHLD 08-10-18 breed brown headed cowbird chromosome 1, BPBGC_Mater_1.1, whole genome shotgun sequence contains these proteins:
- the ABCF2 gene encoding ATP-binding cassette sub-family F member 2; translation: MPSDLAKKKAAKKKEAAKARQRPRRVPDENGDAGPEPQEVRPPEANGTVLPEVDALTKELEDFELKKAAARAVTGVLASHPNSTDVHIINLSLTFHGQELLSDTKLELNSGRRYGLIGLNGIGKSMLLSAIGKREVPIPEHIDIYHLTREMPPSDKTPLQCVMEVDTERAMLEREAERLAHEDAECEKLLELYERLEELDADKAEARASRILHGLGFTPAMQRKKLKDFSGGWRMRVALARALFIRPFMLLLDEPTNHLDLDACVWLEEELKTFKRILVLISHSQDFLNGVCTNIIHMHNRKLKYYTGNYDQYVKTRLELEENQMKRFHWEQDQIAHMKNYIARFGHGSAKLARQAQSKEKTLQKMMASGLTERVVNDKTLSFYFPPCGKIPPPVIMVQNVSFRYTKDGPWIYNNLEFGIDLDTRVALVGPNGAGKSTLLKLLTGELLPTDGMIRKHSHVKIGRYHQHLQEQLDLDLSPLEYMLKCYPEIKEKEEMRKIIGRYGLTGKQQVSPIRNLSDGQKCRVCFAWLAWQNPHMLFLDEPTNHLDIETIDALADAINEFEGGMMLVSHDFRLIQQVAQEIWVCEKQTITKWQGDILAYKEHLKSKLVDEDPQLTKRTHNV